In Janthinobacterium sp. J1-1, a single genomic region encodes these proteins:
- a CDS encoding 2OG-Fe dioxygenase family protein yields the protein MSTAAPIFNDPSHLAGALRNDGYAVLRPQDVAALAGCTLAELRALEPSWDDLALDNYLKDGGRYRRRRHSCFVQDGGTLAQTPHRAHWQPVEYNALHGGMHRLFEPVEPAIAAQAAWHQLIVALGDICSQVKGAQPWFIEAHQFRIDTTDGIGRPTPEGAHRDGVDFVAVLLIGRESIKGGETRIFEADGPNGKRFTLTEPWSLLLLDDAAVIHESTPIQPIGTAGHRDTLVLTYRAGQFQGEN from the coding sequence ATGAGCACTGCCGCACCGATCTTCAACGACCCGTCCCACCTTGCCGGCGCCTTGCGCAACGATGGCTATGCCGTGCTGCGCCCGCAGGACGTGGCGGCCCTGGCCGGCTGCACCCTGGCTGAGCTGCGTGCGCTGGAACCGAGCTGGGACGACCTCGCGCTCGACAACTACCTGAAGGATGGCGGGCGCTACCGCCGCCGGCGCCACTCCTGCTTCGTGCAGGACGGCGGTACGCTGGCGCAAACGCCGCACCGCGCGCACTGGCAGCCGGTCGAATACAACGCCCTGCATGGCGGCATGCACCGCCTGTTCGAGCCGGTCGAGCCGGCGATTGCCGCGCAAGCGGCCTGGCACCAGCTGATCGTGGCGCTGGGCGACATCTGTTCGCAAGTGAAGGGCGCGCAACCGTGGTTCATCGAGGCGCACCAGTTCCGCATCGACACCACCGACGGCATCGGCCGCCCGACGCCGGAAGGCGCGCACCGCGACGGCGTCGATTTCGTCGCCGTGCTGCTGATTGGCCGCGAGTCGATCAAGGGCGGCGAGACGCGCATCTTCGAAGCGGATGGTCCCAATGGCAAGCGCTTTACCCTGACCGAGCCGTGGTCGCTGCTGCTGCTCGACGACGCGGCCGTCATTCACGAGTCGACGCCGATCCAGCCCATCGGCACGGCCGGCCACCGCGACACGCTGGTGCTGACCTACCGTGCCGGGCAATTCCAGGGCGAAAACTAA
- a CDS encoding DUF6702 family protein encodes MIKAALLALTLAVASTAAFAHNYHMGIADISYNPASGSTEIVHTYTGHDVEALLTQVYQRQFDLGQKDSEAALRRYVEKQFHITAANGKRLRLDWVGIKVNADNVVIFQEIPRTRLAPGARIHHQLLTDFLPGQRNTLNVQDGEKIQTLFFDQKNVELPIK; translated from the coding sequence GTGATCAAGGCTGCCCTGCTGGCGCTGACGCTGGCTGTGGCCAGCACGGCTGCCTTTGCCCATAACTACCATATGGGCATCGCCGACATCAGCTACAACCCGGCCAGCGGCAGCACGGAAATCGTCCACACCTATACCGGCCACGACGTAGAGGCGCTGCTGACCCAGGTCTACCAGCGCCAGTTCGACCTGGGCCAGAAGGACAGCGAAGCGGCGCTGCGCCGCTACGTGGAAAAGCAGTTTCATATCACGGCCGCCAACGGCAAGCGCTTGCGCCTGGACTGGGTCGGCATCAAGGTCAATGCCGACAATGTGGTGATCTTCCAGGAAATCCCCCGCACCCGCCTGGCACCCGGCGCGCGCATCCACCACCAGCTGCTGACCGATTTCCTGCCCGGCCAGCGCAATACCCTCAATGTGCAGGACGGCGAGAAGATCCAGACGCTGTTCTTTGACCAGAAAAACGTTGAGTTACCCATCAAGTAG
- a CDS encoding M1 family metallopeptidase gives MRILSGSAACLALCFTVSAFAAEPFDDKFRQLEELLPTPNTYRTASGAPGHAYWQQRADYTIRATLDEAKREITGSGTVTYHNKSPDTLGYLWVQLDQNIYKPDSDARRMATAPSRQAWAKTAGEDTMKFEGLRGILARGDFQGGFNIRALKGADGQPLKYVINRTMMRIDLPQPLKPGQDFVFQIDWDYRINEQKVLGGRAGYEYFAEDKNALFEVAQWFPRMAAYYDAAGWQHKQFLGSGEFTLEFGDYDVQLTVPADHVVASTGELQNPQDVLTPAQRERLDKARTSDKPVIIVTQKEAEAAEKSVSRAQKTWHFKAANVRDFAWASSRKFIWDAQGYKKGGSDVMAMSYYPKEGNPLWEKYSTQAIVHTIEQYNKYSIDYPYPTAISVNGPVGGMEYPMISFNGPRPVKDKKTGELTYSKRTKYGLIGVIIHEVGHNYYPMIINSDERQWTWMDEGLNTFVQYLAQQAWEENYPASRGEPREIVDYMRSRDQVPIMTNSESLLQFGNNAYAKPAAGLNILRETILGRELFDYAFKEYAQRWKFKRPTPADFFRTMEDASGTDLDWFWRGWFYTTDAVDISIDGISEYGVSSKNPETEKAWKKAQKAAQPESVTDRANKGMPRRVDAHPELKDFYNQHDDYTVTNKDRNAYAEAIASLEPWEKELLKQGKHLYLVDLSNLGGMVMPLILEIELKSGKKYIERVPAEVWRYSPKRITKVVITDEPMVGLVQDPYWETADIDTSNNSWPRKLTPSRLELFKSEKSPKENLMRDFNTPLKAKGAAGDKDGES, from the coding sequence ATGCGCATTCTTTCCGGCTCCGCGGCCTGCCTGGCTCTTTGCTTTACCGTTTCCGCCTTTGCCGCCGAGCCCTTCGACGACAAATTTCGCCAGCTGGAAGAATTGCTGCCCACCCCGAACACCTACCGCACCGCCTCCGGCGCGCCCGGCCACGCCTACTGGCAGCAGCGCGCCGACTACACGATCCGCGCCACGCTGGACGAAGCGAAACGCGAAATCACCGGCAGCGGCACCGTCACCTACCATAACAAGTCGCCCGATACCCTCGGCTACCTGTGGGTGCAGCTGGACCAGAATATCTACAAGCCGGACTCCGACGCGCGCCGCATGGCCACCGCGCCCTCGCGCCAGGCCTGGGCCAAGACGGCCGGCGAAGACACCATGAAATTCGAAGGCCTGCGCGGCATCCTGGCGCGCGGCGACTTCCAGGGCGGCTTCAATATCCGCGCGCTCAAGGGCGCCGATGGCCAGCCTTTGAAATACGTCATCAACCGCACCATGATGCGCATCGACCTGCCGCAACCCTTGAAACCGGGCCAGGATTTCGTGTTCCAGATCGACTGGGACTACCGCATCAACGAACAGAAGGTGCTGGGCGGGCGCGCCGGCTACGAGTATTTTGCCGAGGACAAGAACGCCCTGTTCGAAGTGGCGCAGTGGTTCCCGCGCATGGCCGCCTATTACGATGCGGCCGGCTGGCAGCACAAGCAGTTCCTGGGCTCGGGCGAATTCACGCTGGAATTCGGCGACTACGACGTGCAGCTGACGGTGCCGGCCGACCATGTGGTGGCCTCCACCGGCGAACTGCAAAACCCGCAGGATGTCCTTACGCCGGCCCAGCGCGAGCGCCTGGACAAGGCGCGCACCAGCGACAAGCCGGTGATCATCGTCACGCAGAAGGAAGCCGAAGCGGCCGAAAAATCGGTCAGCCGCGCGCAGAAGACCTGGCACTTCAAGGCCGCCAATGTGCGCGATTTCGCCTGGGCCTCGAGCCGCAAGTTCATCTGGGATGCGCAGGGCTACAAGAAGGGTGGCAGCGACGTGATGGCCATGTCCTACTATCCGAAGGAAGGCAATCCGCTGTGGGAAAAATACAGCACGCAAGCCATCGTCCACACCATCGAACAGTACAACAAGTACAGCATCGACTACCCTTACCCGACCGCGATCTCCGTCAACGGCCCGGTGGGCGGCATGGAATACCCGATGATTTCGTTCAATGGCCCGCGCCCCGTCAAGGATAAAAAAACGGGCGAACTGACGTATTCGAAACGCACCAAGTATGGCCTGATCGGCGTGATCATCCATGAAGTGGGCCACAACTACTACCCGATGATCATCAACTCGGACGAGCGCCAGTGGACCTGGATGGACGAAGGCCTGAACACCTTCGTGCAGTACCTGGCGCAGCAGGCATGGGAAGAAAATTATCCGGCCTCGCGTGGCGAGCCGCGCGAGATCGTCGACTACATGCGTAGCCGAGACCAGGTGCCGATCATGACCAATTCCGAGTCCTTGCTGCAGTTCGGTAACAACGCCTACGCCAAGCCGGCGGCCGGCCTGAACATCCTGCGCGAAACCATACTGGGGCGCGAGCTGTTCGACTACGCCTTCAAGGAATATGCGCAGCGCTGGAAGTTCAAGCGCCCCACGCCGGCCGACTTTTTCCGCACCATGGAAGACGCCTCCGGCACCGACCTGGACTGGTTCTGGCGCGGCTGGTTCTACACCACCGACGCGGTCGATATCAGCATCGACGGCATCAGCGAATACGGCGTGAGCAGCAAAAATCCGGAAACGGAAAAAGCCTGGAAGAAGGCGCAGAAAGCGGCCCAGCCGGAATCGGTCACCGACCGCGCCAACAAGGGCATGCCGCGCCGGGTCGACGCACACCCGGAGCTGAAGGATTTCTATAACCAGCACGACGACTACACCGTCACCAACAAGGACCGCAACGCCTACGCCGAAGCGATCGCCAGCCTGGAACCGTGGGAAAAGGAACTGCTGAAACAGGGCAAGCATCTGTACCTGGTCGACCTGTCCAACCTGGGCGGCATGGTGATGCCACTGATCCTCGAGATCGAACTGAAAAGCGGCAAGAAATACATCGAGCGCGTGCCGGCCGAAGTGTGGCGCTACTCGCCGAAGAGAATCACCAAGGTCGTCATCACGGACGAACCGATGGTGGGCCTGGTGCAGGACCCGTACTGGGAAACGGCCGACATCGACACCAGCAACAACAGCTGGCCGCGCAAGCTGACGCCGTCGCGCCTGGAACTGTTCAAGAGCGAGAAGTCGCCCAAGGAAAACCTGATGCGCGACTTTAATACGCCCTTGAAAGCCAAAGGCGCAGCGGGCGACAAGGACGGCGAGTCGTGA
- a CDS encoding MarR family transcriptional regulator, translating to MDTNNPLHQVPRLDSQLCFALYSTSLAMNKLYRKLLRKLGLTYSQYLVMMVLWERDGLSVSEVGERLFLDSATLTPLLKRMEQAGLLNRTRAASDERQVIITLTDAGSELREQAALLPEAILTASQCSVAQVVDMKQQLDQLRASLMKSE from the coding sequence ATGGATACCAACAACCCCCTGCACCAGGTGCCGCGCCTGGACAGCCAGCTGTGCTTCGCGCTGTACTCGACCTCGCTTGCCATGAACAAGCTGTACCGCAAGCTCCTGCGCAAGCTGGGCCTGACCTATTCGCAATACCTGGTGATGATGGTGTTGTGGGAGCGCGACGGCCTGAGCGTGTCCGAGGTGGGCGAGCGCCTGTTCCTCGACTCGGCCACCCTCACGCCCCTGCTCAAGCGCATGGAGCAGGCCGGCCTGTTGAACCGCACGCGCGCCGCCAGCGACGAGCGACAAGTCATCATCACGCTGACGGACGCGGGCAGCGAGTTGCGCGAGCAGGCGGCGCTGCTGCCGGAAGCGATTTTGACGGCCAGCCAGTGCAGCGTGGCGCAAGTTGTAGATATGAAACAACAGCTCGACCAGTTGCGTGCCAGCCTGATGAAAAGTGAGTAA